A part of Aegilops tauschii subsp. strangulata cultivar AL8/78 chromosome 2, Aet v6.0, whole genome shotgun sequence genomic DNA contains:
- the LOC141040872 gene encoding uncharacterized protein has product MAAAKKKDDGEPGPTASGEGGAHSEVNKWLGSASFPTQRSSGPPTQEVQISPAFRAARAVAKCIHVDPEGGHQWGSSLGGVDLDDEVWELRLHFQGRDNMERKFSLSEMNYLLLLELIELEGYGLDAYLSYVKDEGKGLEGIEVLDSDEKVEEMLDLFAEKKILNITVREASDPNPADANMDHTLLEEQIPMSQSCNFNKGKEAVEIEGIVAEDQDEDELDKSSSDFEFFRGDYRGKKISYKSWARGEDEGGEGTSQHYREEEEMAEHYFGAASEPSEFWQEPNGSEEDDEEEASDHVKTVAQKIPVRKQGPTSRSHSEPDHIKFEDFVPEADEFCFPGDEGISDEEDDAPRLPCGRKRKLKKKKKKKERIWYDSSRPDALEQFRIHLCFLNVVEFREALRNYHVRTLRNFEYHRNDPSRIIAWCSDRKHGCEFYITASKIAHESTFSIKKMNLDHTCGASGENTKVTMKWVAKAVEDTVRSNPGAGLDGCFIKLSTGQQILAATGRDGNNNIFPIAFGVVDKEETYSWTWFLTQLRTLIGSGNKFGPYTIMSDRQKAGFRGDELKKHLDQAAYSFTKHGHDLGMEALKKESEEAWKWLSNIPVHTWARHRMDTICKTDLVVNNLSEVFNRMILDVSNKPIRTMLEGMRTKLMIKFQKIREKTEACRWDITPTYSEILEEAKKWEKYCDAYMAGPGIWQVTSSSEKTYCVNLNNYTCDCRRWDMTAVPCSHAIAAMQKVKLHPEDFVHEFFKKPLYCETYKHITYPVPGPDCWPHTMGDDISPPVFKEKKGKKQTTRRK; this is encoded by the exons atggcggcggcgaagaagaaggacGACGGCGAGCCTGGGCCGACAGCCAGCGGCGAGGGCGGTGCTCACTCCGAGGTCAACAAGTGGCTAGGCAGCGCAAGTTTCCCGACCCAGCGCTCGTCTGGGCCACCGACGCAGGAGGTCCAGATCTCGCCGGCGTTCCGTGCGGCCAGGGCAGTGGCCAAATGCATCCACGTGGATCCAGAAGGCGGGCACCAGTGGGGCTCCTCACTTGGTGGCGTGGA TTTGGATGATGAAGTATGGGAATTGAGGCTGCATTTTCAGGGTAGAGACAACATGGAAAGGAAGTTTTCCTTATCAGAAATGAATTACCTGTTATTGTTAGAACTTATTGAACTTGAGGGCTATGGGTTGGATGCCTATCTGTCATATGTTAAGGATGAGGGTAAGGGGCTGGAGGGGATTGAGGTTTTGGACAGTGATGAGAAGGTGGAGGAGATGCTAGATTTGTTTGCTGAGAAGAAAATATTGAACATAACAGTGAGAGAGGCTAGTGACCCAAATCCAGCAGATGCAAACATGGACCACACCTTGCTTGAAGAGCAGATTCCAATGAGTCAA AGCTGTAATTTCAACAAGGGAAAAGAGGCAGTGGAAATTGAAGGCATTGTAGCAGAAGATCAAGATGAAGATGAGTTGGACAAATCCTCTTCAGATTTTGAGTTTTTCAGGGGTGATTATAGAGGGAAGAAAATTTCATACAAGTCTTGGGCTAGGGGAGAAGATGAAGGTGGTGAAGGAACAAGTCAGCACTATAGGGAAGAGGAAGAGATGGCTGAGCATTATTTTGGGGCAGCTTCTGAACCCTCAGAGTTTTGGCAGGAACCAAATGGttctgaagaagatgatgaagaagaagcttcaGATCATGTGAAAACTGTGGCACAGAAGATACCTGTGAGGAAACAAGGCCCAACAAGCAGATCACACAGTGAGCCAGATCACATAAAGTTTGAAGATTTCGTGCCAGAAGCTGATGAGTTCTGCTTTCCAGGTGATGAAGGCATttctgatgaagaagatgatgcacCTAGGTTGCCTTGTGGTAGGAAGagaaaattgaagaagaagaagaagaagaaggagagaatATGGTATGATTCCTCTAGGCCTGATGCACTTGAACAGTTTAGGATTCATTTGTGCTTTCTGAATGTGGTAGAGTTCAGAGAAGCATTGAGAAACTACCATGTTAGGACACTTAGGAACTTTGAGTACCATAGGAATGATCCAAGTAGGATCATAGCCTGGTGCTCAGATAGAAAGCATGGTTGTGAGTTTTATATTACTGCTTCTAAGATTGCCCATGAGTCAACCTTTAGCATCAAGAAGATGAATCTTGATCACACCTGTGGAGCAAGTGGAGAGAACACAAAGGTTACCATGAAGTGGGTTGCAAAGGCTGTTGAGGATACTGTAAGATCCAATCCTGGTGCAG GTCTTGATGGATGCTTCATCAAACTAAGCACTGGGCAGCAAATCCTGGCAGCAACAGGGAGGGATGGCAACAACAACATCTTCCCTATTGCATTTGGTGTTGTTGACAAGGAGGAGACATATAGTTGGACTTGGTTTCTTACACAGTTAAGGACATTAATTGGTAGTGGCAACAAGTTTGGGCCCTACACAATTATGTCAGACAGGCAAAAAG CTGGGTTTAGAGGGGATGAATTGAAAAAACATCTAGACCAGGCTGCATATTCTTTCACTAAGCATGGGCATGATCTGGGCATGGAAGCATTGAAGAAAGAGAGTGAGGAGGCATGGAAGTGGTTGTCCAACATACCAGTCCATACTTGGGCCAGGCATAGAATGGATACTATATGCAAGACAGACCTTGTTGTAAACAATCTTAGTGAAGTTTTCAACAGGATGATTCTGGATGTTAGCAACAAGCCCATAAGGACAATGCTTGAAGGAATGAGGACAAAACTCATGATCAAGTTTCAGAAGATTAGGGAGAAGACAGAGGCATGTAGGTGGGATATCACACCCACTTACTCTGAGATATTGGAGGAGGCCAAGAAGTGGGAAAAATATTGTGATGCATATATGGCTGGACCAGGCATTTGGCAAGTTACAAGTAGTTCAGAAAAGACCTACTGTGTAAACCTAAACAACTACACTTGTGACTGCAGGAGGTGGGATATGACAGCTGTTCCATGTAGTCATGCTATAGCAGCAATGCAGAAGGTGAAGCTACACCCTGAAGATTTTGTCCATGAGTTCTTCAAGAAGCCCCTCTACTGTGAAACCTACAAGCATATTACATACCCTGTTCCAGGCCCTGATTGTTGGCCACACACCATGGGGGATGACATATCTCCTCCAGTATTCAAAGAAAAGAAGGGTAAAAAGCAGACAACTAGGAGGAAATGA